A genome region from Luteimonas galliterrae includes the following:
- the atpA gene encoding F0F1 ATP synthase subunit alpha, which translates to MATTQLNPSEISELIKNRIEKVKLAAEARNEGTVTSVSDGIVRIHGLADVMQGEMIELPNNTFALALNLERDSVGAVVLGDYEHLREGDTAKTTARILEVPIGPELLGRVVNALGEPIDGKGPIAATQTAPVETIAPGVIARKSVSQPVQTGYKAIDSMIPIGRGQRELIIGDRQTGKTAVAIDAIINQKGTGVKCIYVAIGQKNSSIANVVRKLEEHGAMAHTIVVAAAAAESAAMQYIAPYAGCTMGEYYRDRGEDALIIYDDLSKQAVAYRQISLLLRRPPGREAYPGDVFYLHSRLLERAARVNEAYVEKFTEGKVKGKTGSLTALPIIETQAGDVSAFVPTNVISITDGQIFLETDLFNAGIRPAVNAGISVSRVGGAAQTKIMKKLSGGIRIALAQYRELAAFAQFASDLDEATRKQLERGQRVTELMKQKQYAPMSVAEQSLSIYAVDKGYMDEVPVNKIGAFEEALHAHFANTSGDLLKKINDSGDWNDEIEAGFKKGIEEFVATGSW; encoded by the coding sequence ATGGCAACCACGCAGCTCAACCCGTCCGAAATCAGCGAACTGATCAAGAACCGCATCGAGAAGGTCAAGCTGGCCGCCGAGGCGCGCAACGAAGGCACGGTCACCTCGGTGTCCGACGGCATCGTGCGCATCCACGGCCTGGCCGACGTGATGCAGGGCGAAATGATCGAACTGCCCAACAACACGTTCGCGCTGGCGCTGAACCTGGAGCGCGACTCGGTCGGCGCCGTGGTGCTCGGCGACTACGAACACCTGCGCGAAGGCGACACCGCCAAGACCACCGCGCGCATCCTGGAAGTGCCGATCGGCCCGGAACTGCTGGGCCGCGTCGTCAACGCGCTCGGCGAGCCGATCGACGGCAAGGGCCCGATCGCCGCCACGCAGACCGCGCCGGTGGAAACCATCGCCCCGGGCGTGATCGCGCGCAAGTCGGTGTCGCAGCCGGTGCAGACCGGCTACAAGGCCATCGACTCGATGATCCCGATCGGCCGCGGCCAGCGCGAGCTGATCATCGGCGACCGCCAGACCGGCAAGACCGCGGTCGCGATCGACGCGATCATCAACCAGAAGGGCACCGGCGTTAAGTGCATCTACGTGGCCATCGGGCAGAAGAACAGCTCGATCGCCAACGTCGTGCGCAAGCTGGAAGAGCACGGCGCGATGGCCCACACCATCGTCGTCGCCGCCGCCGCCGCCGAATCGGCCGCGATGCAGTACATCGCGCCGTACGCCGGCTGCACCATGGGCGAGTACTACCGCGACCGCGGCGAAGACGCGCTGATCATCTACGACGACCTGTCCAAGCAGGCCGTGGCCTACCGCCAGATCTCGCTGCTGCTGCGCCGCCCGCCGGGCCGCGAAGCGTACCCGGGCGACGTGTTCTACCTGCACAGCCGCCTGCTCGAGCGCGCCGCGCGCGTCAACGAGGCCTATGTCGAGAAATTCACCGAAGGCAAGGTCAAGGGCAAGACCGGCTCGCTGACCGCGCTGCCGATCATCGAAACCCAGGCCGGCGACGTGTCCGCGTTCGTGCCGACCAACGTGATCTCGATCACCGACGGCCAGATCTTCCTCGAGACCGACCTGTTCAACGCCGGCATCCGCCCGGCCGTGAACGCCGGCATCTCGGTGTCGCGCGTCGGCGGCGCGGCGCAGACCAAGATCATGAAGAAGCTGTCCGGCGGCATCCGTATCGCGCTGGCCCAGTACCGCGAGCTGGCTGCGTTCGCGCAGTTCGCCTCGGACCTGGACGAAGCCACCCGCAAGCAGCTCGAGCGCGGCCAGCGCGTCACCGAGCTGATGAAGCAGAAGCAGTACGCGCCGATGTCGGTGGCCGAGCAGTCGCTGTCGATCTACGCGGTCGACAAGGGCTACATGGACGAGGTGCCGGTCAACAAGATCGGCGCGTTCGAAGAGGCGCTGCACGCGCACTTCGCCAACACCTCCGGCGACCTGCTGAAGAAGATCAACGACAGCGGCGACTGGAACGACGAGATCGAGGCCGGCTTCAAGAAGGGCATCGAAGAATTCGTCGCAACCGGCAGCTGGTAA
- a CDS encoding F0F1 ATP synthase subunit delta, with amino-acid sequence MSQALTLARPYARAAFSLARDGGKLSAWSDALGFAARIGADPQIAALLGNPKLTHADAVTLLSPDGASETFGNFLALLADNRRLALLPEIAGLYEELRAEAERVVKAKVTSAAALPAGELETLKAALKKRFGREVEIETAVDESLIGGAVIDAGDVVIDGSLRGKLSRLQSALAN; translated from the coding sequence ATGAGCCAGGCCCTCACCCTCGCCCGTCCCTACGCACGCGCCGCTTTCTCGCTCGCTCGCGACGGCGGCAAATTGTCGGCCTGGTCCGATGCGCTCGGCTTCGCCGCGCGCATCGGCGCCGATCCGCAGATCGCCGCGCTGCTGGGCAATCCCAAGCTGACCCATGCCGATGCGGTGACGCTGCTGTCGCCCGACGGCGCCAGCGAGACCTTCGGCAACTTCCTCGCATTGTTGGCGGACAACCGCCGCCTCGCGCTGCTGCCGGAAATCGCGGGCCTGTACGAGGAGCTGCGCGCCGAAGCCGAGCGCGTGGTCAAGGCCAAGGTGACGTCCGCCGCGGCGCTGCCGGCCGGCGAACTGGAAACGCTCAAGGCCGCGCTGAAGAAGCGCTTCGGCCGCGAGGTCGAGATCGAGACGGCGGTCGACGAGTCGCTGATCGGCGGCGCGGTGATCGATGCCGGCGACGTGGTCATCGACGGATCGCTGCGCGGCAAGCTGTCGCGCCTGCAGTCCGCATTGGCCAACTAA
- a CDS encoding F0F1 ATP synthase subunit B has product MDINLTFVVQGLAFFAVAWMVMKFGWPHIIAAIEERQQKIAEGLAAADNSQKALAQAQDKVNEELKVARAKANEIIEQAHQRANQIIDAAKTEAIAEGARQKALAESEIAAASNRAREDLRKQVSSLAVSGAEKLLRREIDANAHKALLEELAAEI; this is encoded by the coding sequence ATGGATATCAACCTTACATTCGTCGTCCAGGGACTCGCGTTCTTCGCGGTCGCGTGGATGGTGATGAAGTTCGGCTGGCCGCACATCATCGCGGCCATCGAGGAACGCCAGCAGAAGATCGCTGAAGGCCTCGCCGCGGCCGACAACAGCCAGAAGGCGCTGGCCCAGGCGCAGGACAAGGTCAACGAAGAGTTGAAGGTCGCCCGCGCCAAGGCCAACGAGATCATCGAGCAGGCGCATCAGCGCGCCAATCAGATCATCGATGCGGCCAAGACCGAAGCGATCGCCGAAGGCGCACGCCAGAAGGCGTTGGCCGAAAGCGAGATCGCCGCGGCCTCCAACCGCGCCCGCGAAGATCTGCGCAAGCAGGTGTCCTCGCTGGCCGTGAGCGGCGCCGAGAAGCTGCTGCGCCGCGAAATCGACGCCAACGCCCACAAGGCGCTGCTCGAAGAGCTGGCGGCAGAGATCTGA
- the atpE gene encoding F0F1 ATP synthase subunit C — protein MENAALIAEVMKFTVIAAGLLIGLGALGTAIGFAILGGKFLEGSARQPELTPMLQTKMFIVAGLLDAVPIIGVAIALLLIFANPFLSALGA, from the coding sequence ATGGAAAACGCAGCCCTCATCGCCGAAGTGATGAAGTTCACCGTCATCGCCGCCGGCCTCCTGATCGGCCTGGGCGCCCTCGGCACCGCGATCGGTTTCGCCATCCTCGGCGGCAAGTTCCTGGAGGGTTCGGCCCGCCAGCCGGAACTGACCCCGATGCTGCAGACCAAGATGTTCATCGTCGCCGGCTTGCTGGACGCGGTGCCGATCATCGGCGTCGCCATCGCGCTGCTCCTGATCTTCGCCAACCCGTTCCTGTCGGCGCTCGGCGCCTAA
- the atpB gene encoding F0F1 ATP synthase subunit A: protein MIVESTGQAPESGGGATEYIQHHLHHLQWQVGEGKFMTINIDSVAFTLALCALFLFFFIRTARKATPGVPGKFQAFVEMVVGFVDGMVRETFHGRSKLIAPLALTIFCVVFLMNFMDMIPVDWLPGLWATGHEVAGHDASHAYLRVVPTADLNTTLGLSLMVFLLIQVFGISHKGLGTFTKEAFTAPFHAEGAVMKILLAPANLLLRIIEELVRPLSLTLRLFGNMYAGELIFILIALMTWNAAFSSGMTYVMGPLQFISGFVWTAFHILVITLQAFIFMMLTIVYLSMAAESH, encoded by the coding sequence GTGATCGTCGAAAGCACGGGTCAAGCGCCGGAATCCGGCGGCGGGGCCACCGAATACATCCAGCATCACCTTCACCATCTCCAATGGCAGGTGGGCGAAGGCAAGTTCATGACGATCAACATCGACAGCGTGGCGTTCACACTGGCGTTGTGCGCGTTGTTCCTGTTCTTCTTCATCCGCACCGCGCGCAAGGCCACACCGGGCGTGCCGGGCAAGTTCCAGGCCTTCGTCGAGATGGTCGTGGGCTTCGTCGACGGCATGGTGCGCGAGACCTTCCACGGCCGCAGCAAGCTGATCGCGCCGCTGGCATTGACCATCTTCTGCGTCGTGTTCCTGATGAACTTCATGGACATGATCCCGGTCGACTGGTTGCCGGGCCTGTGGGCCACGGGCCATGAAGTCGCCGGCCACGATGCGTCCCACGCCTATCTGCGCGTGGTGCCCACCGCCGACCTCAACACCACGCTCGGCCTGTCGCTGATGGTGTTCCTGCTGATCCAGGTGTTCGGCATCAGCCACAAGGGCCTAGGCACCTTCACCAAGGAAGCGTTCACCGCGCCGTTCCATGCCGAAGGCGCGGTGATGAAGATCTTGTTGGCCCCGGCCAACCTGCTGCTGCGCATCATCGAAGAGCTGGTGCGCCCGCTCAGCCTTACGCTGCGACTGTTCGGCAACATGTACGCCGGCGAGCTGATCTTCATCCTGATCGCGCTGATGACCTGGAACGCCGCGTTCTCCAGCGGAATGACCTACGTCATGGGCCCGCTGCAGTTCATCTCCGGGTTCGTGTGGACCGCGTTCCACATCCTGGTGATCACGCTGCAGGCTTTCATATTCATGATGCTGACCATCGTCTACCTGAGCATGGCGGCGGAGAGCCACTGA
- the lpdA gene encoding dihydrolipoyl dehydrogenase yields MANTIEIKVPDIGGYDDVPVIEVLVAVGDTVAKDQGLVTLESDKATMEVPSSAAGVVKELKVKVGDKLSEGSVVAILESEGAADAKPAEAKPAAATPAPAAEAPTPKPPVAPSPAKPAEPAPQAVATSGKKADIECKIVVLGAGVGGYSAAFRAADLGMDTVLIERYPTLGGVCLNVGCIPSKALLHAAAVIEEAAHAADFGVDFGKPKIAIDKLRAYKEKVVAQLTKGLAGMSKQRKVRVVTGVAKFVSANEMEVVVDGKPQLLRFEQCVIAAGSQPLKLPGFPWDDPRVMDSTDALELAETPKKLLVVGGGIIGLEMATVYRALGSAVTVVELADQLMPGADLDLVKPLADRLKKQGVAIHLKTKVVEAKAQKNGIVCTFEGASEPADKLFDRVLVAVGRAPNGKKLDAEKAGVRVGERGFIDVDRQMRTNVPHIFAIGDIIGQPMLAHKASHEGRLAAEVAAGEKKEWVARVIPSVAFTDPEIAWVGVTETEAKAKGIHYGVGKFPWVASGRAIGIGRTEGFTKLIFDEATHRIIGAGIVGVHAGDLISELALAIEMGCEAADIGHTIHPHPTLGESVGMAAEVYEGTITDLYIPKRK; encoded by the coding sequence ATGGCCAATACGATCGAAATCAAGGTTCCCGACATCGGCGGCTACGACGACGTGCCGGTGATCGAAGTGCTGGTCGCGGTCGGCGACACCGTCGCCAAGGACCAGGGCCTGGTCACGCTGGAATCGGACAAGGCGACCATGGAAGTGCCGTCGTCGGCCGCGGGCGTGGTCAAAGAATTGAAAGTCAAGGTCGGCGACAAGCTGTCCGAAGGCTCCGTGGTCGCGATCCTGGAGAGCGAAGGCGCCGCCGACGCCAAACCTGCCGAGGCCAAGCCCGCTGCCGCAACCCCTGCTCCTGCCGCCGAGGCTCCGACGCCCAAGCCGCCGGTCGCGCCATCGCCGGCCAAACCTGCAGAACCTGCGCCGCAGGCCGTCGCGACCAGCGGCAAGAAAGCCGACATCGAATGCAAGATCGTCGTGCTCGGCGCCGGCGTCGGCGGCTACAGCGCCGCGTTCCGTGCTGCGGATCTGGGCATGGACACGGTGCTGATCGAGCGCTATCCCACGCTCGGCGGCGTCTGCCTCAACGTCGGCTGCATTCCGTCCAAGGCATTGCTGCACGCCGCTGCGGTGATCGAAGAGGCCGCGCACGCCGCCGATTTCGGCGTCGACTTCGGCAAGCCCAAGATCGCGATCGACAAGCTGCGCGCCTACAAGGAAAAGGTCGTCGCCCAGCTGACCAAGGGCCTGGCCGGCATGTCCAAGCAGCGCAAGGTGCGCGTGGTGACCGGCGTTGCGAAATTCGTATCCGCGAACGAAATGGAAGTGGTCGTCGACGGCAAGCCGCAACTGCTGCGCTTCGAGCAGTGCGTGATCGCCGCCGGCTCGCAGCCGCTGAAGCTGCCGGGCTTCCCGTGGGACGACCCGCGGGTGATGGATTCCACCGATGCGCTGGAATTGGCCGAAACGCCGAAGAAACTGCTGGTGGTCGGCGGCGGCATCATCGGCCTGGAAATGGCTACGGTGTATCGCGCGCTGGGCAGCGCAGTCACCGTCGTCGAACTGGCCGATCAGTTGATGCCGGGCGCCGATTTGGACCTGGTCAAGCCGCTGGCGGACCGTTTGAAGAAGCAAGGCGTCGCCATTCACCTGAAAACCAAGGTCGTCGAAGCCAAGGCGCAGAAGAACGGCATCGTCTGTACGTTCGAAGGCGCCAGCGAACCTGCCGACAAGCTGTTCGACCGCGTGCTGGTGGCGGTGGGCCGCGCGCCCAACGGCAAGAAGCTCGACGCCGAAAAGGCCGGCGTGCGCGTCGGCGAACGCGGCTTCATCGACGTCGACCGGCAGATGCGCACCAACGTGCCGCACATCTTCGCGATCGGCGACATCATCGGGCAGCCGATGCTGGCGCACAAAGCCTCGCACGAAGGCAGGCTCGCCGCCGAAGTAGCGGCGGGCGAAAAGAAGGAATGGGTCGCGCGCGTGATCCCGTCGGTGGCCTTCACCGATCCGGAAATCGCCTGGGTGGGCGTCACCGAGACCGAAGCCAAGGCCAAGGGCATCCACTACGGCGTCGGCAAGTTCCCGTGGGTGGCCAGCGGCCGCGCCATCGGCATCGGCCGCACCGAGGGCTTCACCAAGCTGATCTTCGACGAAGCCACGCACCGCATCATCGGCGCCGGCATCGTCGGCGTGCATGCCGGCGACCTGATCTCCGAACTGGCGCTGGCGATCGAGATGGGCTGCGAAGCGGCCGACATCGGCCATACCATCCACCCGCATCCCACGCTCGGCGAGTCGGTGGGCATGGCGGCGGAAGTGTACGAAGGCACCATCACCGACCTGTATATTCCGAAAAGAAAGTAA
- a CDS encoding dihydrolipoyllysine-residue acetyltransferase: protein MAELKEARVPDIGGYDDVPVIEVLVAVGDSVAKDQGLITLESDKATMEVPAPFAGVIKELKVKVGDALSEGSVVAMIEAADAGAAASADKPASAPAPAVIESKDDPIVEPVAPAAKPDNIAEVSIAASQAAQAAEAAPMGAGLPPVRFDAEALLPGKVPYASPAVRLFARELGVDLLQVSGSARGGRISKEDVQNHVKHALQTGGAATAAVGGGGGLNLLPWPKVDFAKFGETETKPLSKIKKISGANLARNWAMIPHVTQHDDADITGLEELRVALNKENEKAGIKLTMLAFIMKASVAALQKFPDFNSSLDASGENLTLKKYFHIGFAADTPNGLVVPVVRDVDRKGVIDIAHETSELAKKARDGKLGPAEMSGGCFSISSLGGIGGTAFTPIVNAPEVAILGVSKSATKPVWDGKQFAPRLILPLSLSYDHRVIDGAAAARFTAYLAQLLGDMRRVLL from the coding sequence ATGGCCGAGTTGAAGGAAGCGCGCGTCCCGGATATCGGCGGCTACGACGACGTGCCGGTGATCGAGGTGCTGGTCGCGGTCGGCGACAGCGTCGCCAAGGACCAGGGCCTGATCACCCTGGAGTCCGACAAAGCGACCATGGAAGTGCCGGCGCCGTTCGCCGGCGTGATCAAGGAATTGAAGGTCAAGGTCGGCGACGCGCTGTCCGAAGGCAGCGTGGTGGCGATGATCGAAGCCGCCGATGCCGGCGCCGCCGCTTCCGCCGACAAGCCCGCGTCCGCGCCGGCGCCGGCGGTGATCGAGTCCAAGGACGATCCCATCGTCGAACCCGTCGCACCGGCCGCCAAGCCAGACAACATCGCCGAAGTCTCTATCGCCGCCAGCCAGGCGGCGCAGGCCGCCGAAGCCGCGCCGATGGGCGCCGGCCTGCCGCCGGTGCGTTTCGACGCCGAAGCGCTTCTGCCCGGCAAGGTGCCTTACGCCAGCCCGGCGGTGCGCCTGTTCGCACGCGAACTCGGCGTGGATCTGCTGCAGGTCAGCGGTTCCGCGCGCGGCGGCCGGATCAGCAAGGAAGACGTGCAGAACCACGTCAAGCACGCGCTGCAAACCGGCGGCGCCGCGACTGCTGCGGTCGGCGGCGGCGGCGGTTTGAATTTGCTGCCTTGGCCCAAGGTGGATTTCGCCAAGTTCGGCGAGACCGAAACCAAGCCGCTGTCGAAGATCAAGAAGATCTCCGGCGCCAACCTGGCGCGCAACTGGGCGATGATCCCGCACGTCACCCAGCACGACGATGCCGACATCACCGGTCTGGAGGAACTGCGCGTCGCCCTCAACAAGGAAAACGAGAAGGCCGGCATCAAGCTCACCATGCTCGCCTTCATCATGAAGGCCAGCGTGGCCGCGCTGCAGAAATTCCCGGATTTCAATTCGTCGCTCGATGCGAGCGGCGAGAACCTGACGCTGAAGAAATATTTCCACATCGGCTTCGCCGCCGACACGCCCAACGGCCTGGTCGTGCCGGTGGTGCGCGACGTCGACAGGAAAGGCGTGATCGATATCGCCCACGAAACCTCCGAACTGGCCAAGAAGGCGCGCGACGGCAAGCTCGGTCCGGCCGAGATGAGCGGCGGCTGCTTCTCGATCAGCTCGCTCGGCGGCATCGGCGGCACCGCGTTCACGCCGATCGTCAATGCGCCCGAAGTCGCGATCCTGGGCGTGTCGAAGTCGGCGACCAAGCCGGTCTGGGACGGCAAGCAATTCGCGCCGCGGCTGATCCTGCCGTTGTCGCTGAGCTACGACCACCGCGTGATCGACGGCGCCGCCGCCGCGCGCTTCACCGCCTATCTGGCGCAATTGCTCGGCGACATGCGCCGCGTGCTGTTGTAA